One Frankia alni ACN14a DNA window includes the following coding sequences:
- a CDS encoding styrene monooxygenase/indole monooxygenase family protein: protein MRKILIVGAGQSGLQLALTLREHDYDVTMMSARTPEEIRTGRVMSTQAMFHTALQHERDHGLNLWEADAVGIQGLGVSLAAPDGTRALDWFGRLDHPAQSIDQRVKMAGWSELFEERGGKLIISGVTTSDLNSLAELYDLVIVAAGKGELVGLFDRDPARSPYTAPQRVLSLAYVHGLAPRPEHPDAPGVRFNIAPGVGELFVIPAYTLSGNCDILFFEGIPGGPLDCWDDHPEPAEHLRRILELTRTYVPWEYERCADVELTDAQATLAGGYTPVVRRPVGELPSGRAVLGMADVVVANDPITGQGANNAAKCAASYLDSILAHGDRPFDRAWMQGAFDQYWDYAQHVTTWTNALLAPPPEHVQQILGAAGAHDAVARRFVNGFDDPSDFQHWFLDPTKTAAYLAAL, encoded by the coding sequence ATGCGCAAGATCCTGATCGTCGGCGCCGGCCAGTCGGGCCTGCAGCTCGCCCTCACCCTGCGGGAGCACGACTACGACGTCACGATGATGTCGGCACGCACCCCCGAGGAGATCCGCACCGGCCGGGTGATGTCCACCCAGGCCATGTTCCACACGGCGCTGCAGCACGAGCGCGACCACGGACTGAACCTGTGGGAGGCCGACGCGGTCGGGATCCAGGGGCTGGGCGTGTCGCTGGCGGCGCCGGACGGCACCCGGGCGCTGGACTGGTTCGGCCGGCTCGACCATCCCGCCCAGTCGATTGACCAGCGGGTGAAGATGGCCGGCTGGTCGGAGCTGTTCGAGGAGCGCGGCGGCAAGCTCATCATCTCCGGGGTCACCACCTCCGACCTGAACTCCCTCGCCGAGCTGTACGACCTCGTCATCGTGGCGGCGGGCAAGGGCGAGCTGGTCGGCCTGTTCGACCGGGACCCCGCCCGCTCGCCGTACACCGCGCCGCAGCGGGTGCTGTCGCTGGCGTATGTGCACGGGCTCGCGCCGCGCCCCGAGCACCCCGACGCCCCCGGCGTCCGCTTCAACATCGCCCCCGGGGTCGGGGAACTGTTCGTCATCCCGGCGTACACGCTCAGCGGGAACTGCGACATCCTGTTCTTCGAGGGGATCCCCGGCGGCCCGCTGGACTGCTGGGACGACCACCCCGAGCCCGCCGAGCACCTGCGCCGCATCCTTGAGCTGACCCGGACGTACGTGCCGTGGGAGTACGAGCGCTGCGCCGACGTGGAGCTCACCGACGCCCAGGCCACGCTGGCCGGCGGCTACACGCCGGTCGTGCGCCGGCCGGTCGGCGAGCTGCCGTCGGGCCGGGCGGTGCTGGGGATGGCCGACGTCGTCGTCGCCAACGACCCGATCACCGGGCAGGGCGCGAACAACGCCGCGAAGTGTGCCGCCTCCTACCTGGACAGCATCCTCGCCCACGGCGACAGGCCGTTCGACCGCGCCTGGATGCAGGGCGCCTTCGACCAGTACTGGGACTACGCCCAGCACGTCACCACCTGGACCAACGCGCTGCTCGCCCCGCCGCCGGAGCACGTCCAGCAGATCCTCGGCGCGGCGGGGGCACA
- a CDS encoding GTP-binding protein: MISAKIVIAGGFGVGKTTMVGSVSEVPPINTEAWMTEASEGVDDLPPHGEKTTTTVAMDFGRISLDSDLVLYLFGTPGQARFWFLWDDLSRGALGAIVLADTRRLDQSFAAVNYFEHDSTVPFVVAVNLFDGRLWHDLDEVRDALALRPGIPLITCDARDPASTAEALRELVRYAMSLA, translated from the coding sequence ATGATCTCGGCGAAGATCGTGATCGCCGGAGGGTTCGGCGTCGGCAAGACGACGATGGTCGGCTCGGTGTCGGAGGTGCCGCCGATCAACACCGAGGCATGGATGACCGAGGCCAGCGAGGGCGTCGACGACCTGCCCCCGCACGGCGAGAAGACCACCACGACGGTGGCCATGGACTTCGGCCGGATCTCGCTGGACTCCGACCTGGTGCTCTACCTGTTCGGCACGCCGGGCCAGGCGCGGTTCTGGTTCCTGTGGGACGACCTTTCCCGCGGCGCGCTGGGCGCGATCGTCCTCGCCGACACCCGCCGGCTCGACCAGTCCTTCGCCGCGGTCAACTACTTCGAGCATGATTCGACGGTGCCCTTCGTCGTCGCGGTCAACCTGTTCGACGGCCGGCTGTGGCACGACCTCGACGAGGTGCGGGACGCCCTCGCGTTACGGCCGGGCATCCCGCTGATCACCTGCGACGCGCGGGACCCGGCGTCGACCGCCGAGGCCCTGCGCGAACTGGTCCGCTACGCCATGTCCCTGGCCTGA
- a CDS encoding DUF742 domain-containing protein has translation MTPGPPALPRTRSRRIRPYTLTGGRTRTRHHLLVETLVSVPSYDPALSESLMPESKALYERARTQLSIAELSALLSIPLGVVRVLISDLATQGAVFIHPTAHAYSHDRGVLERILSGLRELPV, from the coding sequence GTGACGCCGGGACCGCCGGCTCTGCCGCGTACGCGCAGCCGGCGCATCCGCCCGTACACGCTCACCGGGGGACGCACCAGGACCCGTCACCACCTGCTGGTGGAGACGCTGGTCTCGGTTCCCAGCTACGACCCGGCGCTGAGCGAGTCGCTGATGCCCGAGTCGAAGGCGCTCTACGAACGGGCCCGGACGCAGCTCTCGATCGCCGAGCTGTCGGCGCTCCTGTCGATCCCCCTCGGCGTCGTCCGTGTGCTGATCAGTGATCTCGCCACCCAGGGCGCGGTGTTCATCCATCCGACGGCGCACGCCTACTCCCATGACCGCGGTGTGCTGGAGCGGATCCTCAGCGGCCTGCGGGAGCTGCCGGTCTGA
- a CDS encoding roadblock/LC7 domain-containing protein, whose product MTDTTNRQGRDDFTWLINDFVARVHGVSHALILSSDGLSLTSSDSVSTVEGEQLAAIASGMLSLARNSAALFDKGTCEQIIVRLSSGYLLFMGIDAGAGLAVLTDADCDMKVVAYEMTQFVQHAGHALTPQTRADLRRVLSGRQL is encoded by the coding sequence GTGACGGACACGACCAACCGCCAGGGACGCGACGACTTCACCTGGCTCATCAACGACTTCGTCGCCAGGGTGCACGGGGTCTCCCACGCCCTGATCCTGTCCTCCGACGGGCTGTCGCTCACCTCGTCGGACTCGGTCAGCACCGTCGAGGGTGAGCAGCTCGCCGCGATCGCCAGCGGGATGCTGAGCCTCGCCCGCAACAGCGCCGCGCTGTTCGACAAGGGGACCTGCGAGCAGATCATCGTCCGGCTGTCGTCGGGCTACCTGCTGTTCATGGGCATCGATGCGGGCGCGGGCCTCGCGGTGCTCACCGACGCCGACTGCGACATGAAGGTCGTGGCCTACGAGATGACCCAGTTCGTGCAGCACGCCGGCCACGCGCTGACCCCGCAGACCCGAGCGGACCTGCGCCGCGTCCTCTCCGGCCGGCAGCTGTGA
- a CDS encoding sensor histidine kinase, protein MTTRARELFQRSRALLGNSREVAAQLFASSGAHARPAVPPTAAPSRPTPGSAPMPTHSITPSATTAQATGTAPAAGSTPAARSAPAADTALLVGSALSAGSALSAGSAVSADSAPAATLPAPTADAQTLSAICADVALRDLNLVDSLLSQLEEMEAREEDAERLDELYQLDHLAARLRRNAENLRILAGRDANETASETAAMVDVIRAAMSSIDHYSRVTIGRVVSLGVVGFAAEDVGRLLAELLDNATKSSPPSAPVRVGVHLTEQGSALLRVEDEGIGLPAERMRRLNERLRAGPTLDDDAVRHMGLAVVGRIAARHEMRTWLDRRHPHGTTASVLLPAALICELPEASWSGAQTVTVAPAVRTVGPAAHVATAAGLPGRRAAHLARPRPAAPAAHSTRPTASPALRPVPNPSSNPPPSPAAVETTASGLPRRVSRSLKSGTGPLAASPPAAPAAGVAQVTDHERLLADLGAFTEGERAARDEQRGA, encoded by the coding sequence ATGACGACACGAGCCCGAGAACTGTTCCAACGATCGCGCGCCCTGCTCGGAAACTCCCGCGAGGTCGCCGCGCAGCTCTTCGCTTCGTCCGGGGCGCACGCCCGCCCGGCGGTCCCGCCCACCGCGGCGCCGTCGAGGCCCACACCGGGCTCCGCACCCATGCCAACGCATTCCATCACCCCGTCGGCCACCACCGCCCAGGCCACGGGCACCGCCCCGGCGGCAGGCAGCACCCCGGCTGCGCGAAGCGCCCCGGCTGCGGACACTGCCCTGTTGGTGGGTAGCGCCCTGTCGGCGGGTAGCGCCCTGTCCGCGGGGAGCGCCGTCTCGGCGGACAGCGCCCCTGCCGCGACCCTGCCCGCGCCCACGGCGGACGCGCAGACGCTGTCGGCGATCTGCGCCGACGTCGCCCTGCGCGACCTGAACCTGGTCGACTCCCTGCTCTCCCAGCTCGAGGAGATGGAGGCCCGCGAGGAGGATGCCGAGCGGCTCGACGAGCTCTACCAGCTCGACCATCTCGCCGCCCGGCTGCGCCGTAACGCGGAGAACCTGCGCATCCTCGCCGGGCGGGACGCCAACGAGACGGCGTCGGAGACCGCGGCGATGGTCGACGTGATCCGCGCGGCCATGTCCTCCATCGACCACTACTCCCGCGTCACCATCGGCCGGGTCGTCTCGCTCGGTGTGGTCGGGTTCGCCGCCGAGGACGTCGGCCGACTGCTGGCGGAACTGCTCGACAACGCCACCAAGTCGTCTCCGCCAAGCGCGCCGGTGCGCGTCGGCGTGCACCTGACCGAGCAGGGCAGCGCGCTGCTGCGGGTCGAGGACGAGGGCATCGGCCTGCCCGCGGAGCGGATGCGCCGGCTCAACGAGCGATTGCGCGCCGGTCCGACCCTCGACGATGACGCCGTGCGGCACATGGGGTTGGCCGTGGTCGGGCGGATCGCGGCCCGGCACGAGATGCGCACCTGGCTCGACCGGCGCCACCCGCACGGGACGACCGCCTCGGTGCTGCTGCCCGCGGCGCTGATCTGCGAGCTGCCCGAGGCGAGCTGGTCGGGTGCACAGACCGTCACCGTCGCTCCCGCCGTGCGTACCGTCGGCCCCGCGGCGCACGTCGCGACGGCCGCCGGGCTGCCGGGACGCCGGGCCGCGCACCTGGCCCGCCCGCGCCCGGCCGCGCCCGCGGCCCACTCCACGCGGCCCACCGCCTCCCCCGCGCTGCGGCCCGTACCGAACCCGTCCTCGAACCCGCCACCGAGCCCGGCCGCCGTCGAGACCACCGCCAGCGGCCTGCCCCGCCGGGTGTCGCGCAGTCTGAAGAGCGGCACCGGCCCGCTCGCGGCCTCCCCGCCGGCCGCGCCCGCGGCGGGGGTGGCCCAGGTGACGGACCACGAGCGGCTGCTCGCCGATCTCGGTGCGTTCACCGAGGGTGAACGGGCCGCCCGTGACGAGCAGCGAGGGGCGTGA
- a CDS encoding serine/threonine protein kinase codes for MPDPRLDPFPVDFRVHGLRTHSEAGARDDFKQMISQLVDALHPGFRLIGANPGDAGIDVFLGHLDDRIIAWQAQYLLPLVRESHRAQIRDSFRAAVRNAREHGHGIDRWILCVPGSLDQPTAMWWDRWRREQQAATSIRIELWDESGLRARLGRPVAAHVRAAFYAWPRAAGYAWSGRADGPTPVPDPPPARRTAPADVSWSGGETVRVAARACLLEGNPRERRGGDGSWVLREGTASLPGPPARPVWFRHVLVRRPGFAADAKLATVDSQIRLLAEIGGRPGLPDLIEGQVTPVEAGLVAGRLAGPTWREVFGPPRRADRGSVRPRVHPVRLPGPGHPSPRPPAGPRPWGALPGEGRVPPGRTWAPNPSTAVALLRAAADAADVLAALHEAGHSHRALTPDGLILPGTGPQPGPPALRDLGLATVARHAEEGPAEYRAPEQERLGLHRPRIGVRTDVFRLAAMAYHCLTGVTPARGGPAPLRGLPLPFPVPDTLDEVLVRALDSDPARRPARIRVLADAFRVGADHLTRCGY; via the coding sequence ATGCCGGATCCGCGCCTTGACCCGTTCCCCGTCGACTTTCGCGTGCACGGCCTGCGCACGCACAGCGAGGCCGGCGCGCGGGATGATTTCAAACAGATGATCTCCCAGCTCGTCGATGCGCTGCATCCGGGCTTCCGGCTGATAGGCGCCAACCCCGGGGACGCCGGGATCGATGTGTTCCTCGGCCACCTCGATGACCGGATCATCGCCTGGCAGGCGCAATACCTCCTGCCATTGGTGCGGGAGAGCCATCGCGCGCAGATCAGGGACTCGTTCCGAGCCGCGGTGCGAAATGCCCGCGAGCACGGCCACGGAATCGACCGATGGATTCTCTGCGTTCCCGGCTCGCTGGACCAGCCGACGGCGATGTGGTGGGACCGCTGGCGGCGCGAGCAGCAGGCGGCGACCTCGATCCGCATCGAACTGTGGGACGAGAGCGGTCTGCGGGCCCGGCTCGGCCGGCCGGTGGCCGCGCACGTGCGCGCCGCCTTCTACGCGTGGCCCCGCGCGGCCGGCTATGCCTGGTCCGGCAGGGCGGACGGCCCGACGCCGGTCCCGGATCCCCCGCCCGCCCGCCGCACCGCGCCCGCGGACGTGTCCTGGTCGGGCGGTGAGACGGTGCGGGTGGCGGCCCGCGCCTGCCTGCTGGAAGGCAATCCGCGGGAGCGGCGCGGCGGCGACGGATCGTGGGTGCTGCGGGAGGGAACCGCCTCGTTGCCTGGTCCGCCGGCGCGCCCGGTGTGGTTCCGCCACGTCCTCGTGCGCCGGCCGGGGTTCGCGGCGGACGCGAAGCTCGCGACCGTGGACAGTCAGATCCGCCTGCTCGCCGAGATCGGCGGGCGGCCTGGCCTGCCCGACCTGATCGAGGGCCAGGTGACGCCGGTGGAGGCGGGTCTGGTCGCCGGCCGGCTGGCGGGTCCGACCTGGCGGGAGGTCTTCGGCCCCCCGCGCCGCGCCGACCGGGGGTCGGTCCGGCCCCGTGTCCATCCGGTGCGGCTGCCCGGACCCGGCCACCCGTCCCCGCGCCCGCCGGCGGGCCCGAGGCCGTGGGGCGCGCTGCCGGGCGAGGGGCGGGTGCCGCCGGGCCGTACCTGGGCGCCGAACCCGTCGACCGCCGTCGCCCTGCTGCGCGCCGCCGCGGACGCGGCTGACGTCCTTGCGGCCCTGCACGAGGCGGGACACAGCCATCGGGCTCTGACCCCCGACGGCCTGATCCTGCCGGGAACCGGTCCGCAGCCGGGCCCGCCGGCGCTGCGTGACCTGGGGCTCGCCACGGTCGCCCGCCATGCCGAGGAGGGGCCGGCCGAGTACCGGGCCCCCGAGCAGGAGCGCCTCGGGCTGCACAGACCCCGCATCGGGGTGCGCACGGACGTGTTCCGGCTGGCGGCCATGGCCTATCACTGCCTGACCGGCGTCACGCCGGCGCGCGGCGGGCCGGCGCCGCTGCGCGGGCTACCGCTGCCGTTTCCGGTGCCGGACACCCTCGACGAGGTGCTGGTCCGGGCGCTCGACTCGGATCCGGCGCGCCGGCCCGCCCGCATCCGCGTCCTCGCCGACGCCTTCCGGGTCGGCGCCGACCACCTGACCCGCTGCGGCTACTGA
- the recQ gene encoding DNA helicase RecQ, translating to MTLPPGPPEHLADPSGTSAGAAGGAGAAGGAGAGMVTGAAAQVLRRVFGYESFRSGQREIIDHVVDGGDALVLMPTGGGKSLCYQIPALVRPGTGVVVSPLIALMQDQVDALRALGVRAGFLNSSQDLDQRRAVEAAFLAGELDLLYLAPERLRVEATLRLLDRGTISLFAIDEAHCVAQWGHDFRPDYLMLSMLHERWPGVPRVALTATATPETHKEITTRLGLADAYHHVADFDRPNIQYRIVPKKEPKAQLLHLLRTEHPGDAGIVYCLSRASVDKIAEFLAGQGIPALPYHAGLDNLVRAENQARFLREDGIVMVATIAFGMGIDKPDVRFVAHLDLPKSVEGYYQETGRAGRDGQRSTAWLAYGLQDVVQQRRLIDASPGDAAHRRRLGTHLDAMLALCETVECRRVGLLAYFGQRGTAACGNCDTCLEPPQSWDGTVAAQKLLSAVLRLDRERHQRFGAGHVIDILLGRSTPKVAQHRHETLTVFGVGEDLRELEWRGVVRQLLAQGLLAVQGEHGTLALTEASADVLRGTRTVALRREPERVARSSVRSGGGDASAGAGRARRAAPVDLPAQAAPVFERLRAWRGATAKEQGVPAYVIFHDATLREIATRMPTSLADLATISGVGENKLAKYGEQLLDVLAASAEPPEPD from the coding sequence ATGACCTTGCCGCCCGGCCCCCCGGAGCACCTCGCCGACCCGTCGGGCACCTCCGCCGGCGCCGCCGGGGGCGCCGGTGCCGCGGGGGGCGCCGGTGCCGGGATGGTCACCGGCGCCGCCGCACAGGTCCTGCGGCGGGTCTTCGGCTACGAGTCGTTCCGGTCGGGCCAGCGGGAGATCATCGATCATGTCGTCGACGGCGGCGACGCGCTGGTCCTCATGCCCACCGGCGGCGGCAAGTCGCTGTGCTACCAGATCCCGGCGCTGGTCCGCCCGGGCACCGGGGTCGTGGTGTCCCCGCTCATCGCTCTCATGCAGGACCAGGTCGACGCGCTGCGGGCGCTCGGCGTGCGGGCCGGCTTCCTCAACTCCAGCCAGGATCTCGACCAGCGGCGCGCGGTCGAGGCCGCCTTCCTCGCCGGCGAGCTCGACCTGCTCTACCTCGCGCCGGAGCGGCTGCGCGTCGAGGCGACGTTGCGCCTGCTCGACCGGGGCACGATCTCGCTGTTCGCGATCGACGAGGCGCACTGTGTCGCGCAGTGGGGGCATGATTTCCGGCCCGACTACCTGATGCTGTCGATGCTGCACGAACGCTGGCCGGGCGTCCCGCGCGTCGCGCTCACCGCCACCGCGACGCCGGAGACGCACAAGGAGATCACCACCCGGCTGGGCCTGGCGGACGCCTACCACCACGTCGCCGACTTCGACCGGCCGAACATCCAGTACCGCATCGTGCCGAAGAAGGAGCCGAAGGCGCAGCTGCTACACCTGCTGCGCACCGAGCACCCCGGCGATGCGGGCATCGTCTACTGCCTGTCCCGGGCGTCGGTCGACAAGATCGCCGAGTTCCTGGCCGGTCAGGGGATTCCCGCGCTGCCGTACCACGCGGGGCTCGACAACCTCGTCCGGGCCGAGAACCAGGCCCGCTTCCTGCGCGAGGACGGCATCGTCATGGTCGCGACGATCGCCTTCGGCATGGGCATCGACAAACCGGACGTCCGCTTCGTCGCCCACCTCGACCTGCCGAAGTCCGTCGAAGGCTACTACCAGGAGACCGGCCGCGCCGGCCGGGACGGTCAGCGCTCCACCGCCTGGCTGGCCTACGGCCTGCAGGACGTCGTCCAGCAGCGCCGGCTCATCGACGCCTCCCCCGGCGACGCGGCGCACCGCCGCCGGTTGGGAACCCACCTCGACGCCATGCTCGCCCTGTGCGAGACGGTCGAATGCCGCCGCGTCGGCCTGCTCGCCTACTTCGGTCAGCGCGGCACCGCGGCCTGCGGCAACTGCGACACCTGCCTCGAGCCACCGCAGTCCTGGGACGGCACGGTCGCCGCCCAGAAGCTGCTCTCCGCCGTGCTGCGCCTCGACCGGGAGCGCCACCAGCGCTTCGGCGCCGGCCACGTCATCGACATCCTGCTGGGCCGGTCCACGCCCAAGGTCGCCCAGCACCGCCACGAGACCCTGACCGTCTTCGGCGTCGGCGAGGATCTGCGCGAGCTCGAGTGGCGCGGGGTCGTGCGCCAGCTGCTGGCCCAGGGGCTGCTCGCCGTCCAGGGCGAACACGGCACCCTGGCACTCACCGAGGCCAGCGCGGACGTGCTGCGCGGGACGCGCACGGTGGCGCTGCGCCGCGAGCCCGAGCGGGTCGCGCGGTCGAGCGTCCGATCCGGCGGCGGCGACGCCTCGGCCGGCGCGGGCCGGGCCCGGCGCGCCGCGCCGGTGGACCTGCCGGCGCAGGCCGCGCCCGTGTTCGAGAGGCTGCGGGCGTGGCGCGGCGCCACCGCGAAGGAGCAGGGCGTCCCCGCCTACGTGATCTTCCACGACGCGACGCTGCGCGAGATCGCCACGCGGATGCCGACGAGTCTCGCCGACCTCGCCACGATCAGCGGCGTCGGCGAGAACAAGCTGGCCAAGTACGGCGAGCAGCTTCTCGACGTCCTCGCCGCGTCCGCCGAACCGCCCGAACCGGACTGA
- a CDS encoding serine/threonine-protein kinase, whose protein sequence is MPTDPEQVAVAALRLTDPVQVGPHRLLGRLGGGGMGVVYLGDGPLGRVAVKIIRSELADNPSFRVRFQRELQACFRVRGRHTAQLLDFDITAEPPWLATEFLPAPTLGQHITRHGPLDEADQVRLAAGLADALVSIHAAGLIHRDLKPSNVMWTATGPIVIDFGVAAVRDADQLTATGVLIGTPAWLAPEQVTVGEAAVASDVFAWGGLVGYGATGQPPYGEGPSDAVTYRIVHEEPRLDYARIAPSLRELVRRSMARQPTDRPTAAELRAALADAAGLDAASGSGGGSGPGGGSGHGGGSGPGGAAGRGGPMDDGGSNESDRPVGFGPNRDVTLTVHAPTPPSGPPPTIPSPPLPVGGPAGVGASGGTPPWNVSGVVGAAAGTRPGDTSADGPRRRRGRLLGIGVAVVVLAAAAVTAVLLTLGGGGTDAPTTFSYTATGPWRLVVADRQSGDDVGCTVTPHGANPSGLAGSETVYGDRTFQVHQTGRIELDVTPSPPGCRLTAQAGGGDATLPFTVQQTGDSSAFHAPSAVEVQVKDFNGSETCEFVLRDLASGENVDFATATKDAPTVRLDPGGRSQVYLAASDCAVRIGAAG, encoded by the coding sequence ATGCCAACCGACCCGGAGCAGGTCGCGGTCGCGGCCCTGCGTCTCACCGATCCCGTCCAGGTCGGGCCCCACCGCCTACTCGGCCGGCTCGGCGGCGGCGGGATGGGCGTGGTCTACCTCGGCGACGGCCCGCTCGGCCGGGTCGCCGTAAAGATCATCAGATCCGAACTGGCCGACAACCCCAGCTTCCGGGTCCGCTTCCAACGGGAGCTACAGGCCTGCTTCCGGGTCCGCGGCCGGCACACCGCCCAGCTGCTCGACTTCGACATCACCGCCGAGCCGCCGTGGCTGGCCACCGAGTTCCTCCCCGCGCCCACTCTGGGCCAGCACATCACCCGCCACGGCCCCCTCGACGAGGCCGACCAGGTGCGGCTGGCGGCCGGGCTCGCCGACGCGCTCGTCTCGATTCACGCGGCCGGCCTCATCCACCGCGACCTCAAGCCGTCCAACGTGATGTGGACGGCCACCGGGCCGATCGTGATCGACTTCGGGGTCGCCGCCGTACGCGACGCCGACCAGCTCACCGCGACCGGAGTGCTGATCGGCACGCCGGCCTGGTTGGCCCCCGAACAGGTCACCGTCGGTGAGGCGGCGGTGGCCTCCGACGTGTTCGCCTGGGGTGGCCTGGTGGGCTACGGCGCCACCGGGCAGCCGCCGTACGGGGAGGGGCCGTCCGACGCGGTGACCTACCGCATCGTCCACGAGGAACCCCGGCTGGACTACGCGCGGATCGCGCCGTCGCTGCGCGAGCTGGTCCGCCGATCGATGGCCCGTCAACCCACCGACCGGCCGACGGCCGCGGAGCTGCGCGCCGCCCTCGCGGACGCGGCCGGCCTCGACGCCGCGTCAGGCTCGGGCGGCGGGTCGGGTCCGGGCGGCGGGTCGGGTCACGGTGGAGGGTCGGGTCCGGGTGGCGCGGCGGGCCGAGGCGGCCCGATGGACGACGGCGGGTCGAACGAGTCGGATCGTCCGGTCGGGTTCGGTCCGAACCGGGACGTCACGCTGACCGTCCACGCCCCCACACCGCCCAGCGGGCCGCCGCCGACGATCCCGTCGCCGCCGCTGCCCGTCGGTGGCCCGGCAGGCGTCGGCGCGTCCGGCGGCACACCGCCGTGGAACGTCTCGGGCGTGGTCGGTGCCGCGGCGGGCACGCGGCCAGGAGACACCTCCGCGGATGGGCCGAGGCGCCGGCGCGGCCGGTTGCTCGGGATCGGTGTCGCGGTCGTCGTGCTCGCGGCGGCCGCCGTCACAGCCGTGCTGCTCACCCTCGGGGGTGGCGGCACCGACGCGCCGACGACCTTCAGCTACACCGCGACCGGGCCCTGGCGACTGGTCGTCGCCGACCGCCAGTCCGGCGACGACGTGGGCTGCACCGTCACTCCGCACGGCGCCAACCCGTCCGGACTGGCAGGGTCGGAGACCGTCTACGGGGACAGGACCTTCCAGGTCCACCAGACCGGGCGAATCGAGCTCGACGTCACGCCGTCCCCGCCCGGCTGCCGGCTCACCGCGCAGGCCGGCGGCGGCGACGCGACCCTGCCGTTCACCGTCCAGCAGACCGGCGACAGCAGTGCCTTCCACGCCCCCAGCGCCGTCGAGGTCCAGGTCAAGGACTTCAACGGCAGCGAGACGTGCGAGTTCGTGCTGCGCGATCTCGCCAGCGGGGAGAACGTCGACTTCGCCACCGCCACGAAGGACGCGCCGACCGTCCGACTCGACCCCGGCGGCCGCAGCCAGGTCTACCTGGCCGCCAGCGACTGCGCGGTGCGGATCGGCGCAGCCGGCTGA
- the hypE gene encoding hydrogenase expression/formation protein HypE, with translation MTDLADMTGWACPAPLRDYARVVLGHGGGGVLTSELIEHLFLPAFAGGGTPVDAAPTDTAPTDTALPAGALADAAVLAVGGLRLAFTTDSYVVRPLFFPGGSIGELAVHGTVNDLACRGAVPLALSAGFILEEGLELAVLGRVAQAMGRAAAAAGVRLATGDTKVVERGLADGLYVNTSGIGLVPPGVDVRPDRAVPGDRIIVSGPIGEHGIAVLSVREGLEFGGDVRSDTAALHGLVAAMLAATMPGVHALRDPTRGGLATALCEIAAAAGAGVEFTESTVPVPPVVEAACGFLGLDPLHVACEGRLVAFVAEADTDAVLAAMRAHPAGRDAVMIGSVTAEHPGVVVARTAFGGTRIVDRPLGEQLPRIC, from the coding sequence ATGACCGACCTTGCGGACATGACGGGCTGGGCCTGCCCGGCTCCGCTGCGCGACTATGCGCGGGTCGTGCTGGGCCACGGCGGCGGCGGCGTGCTGACCAGCGAGCTGATCGAGCACCTGTTCCTCCCGGCGTTCGCCGGCGGCGGGACACCGGTGGACGCGGCGCCGACGGACACGGCGCCGACGGACACGGCACTGCCAGCCGGGGCGCTGGCGGACGCGGCGGTCCTGGCTGTCGGCGGGCTCAGGCTGGCCTTCACGACGGATTCCTACGTCGTGCGGCCGCTGTTCTTCCCCGGCGGTTCGATCGGCGAGCTCGCCGTCCACGGCACCGTCAACGACCTGGCCTGCCGCGGCGCGGTCCCGCTGGCGCTGTCGGCCGGGTTCATCCTGGAGGAGGGGCTGGAGCTCGCCGTCCTCGGCCGGGTGGCGCAGGCGATGGGCCGCGCCGCCGCCGCGGCGGGGGTACGGCTGGCCACCGGCGACACCAAGGTCGTCGAGCGCGGCCTCGCCGACGGCCTGTACGTCAACACCAGCGGCATCGGGCTCGTCCCGCCCGGCGTGGATGTCCGGCCCGACCGGGCGGTGCCCGGAGACCGGATCATCGTTTCCGGGCCGATCGGCGAGCACGGGATCGCGGTGCTCAGCGTCCGCGAGGGGTTGGAGTTCGGCGGGGACGTCCGCTCCGACACCGCGGCGCTGCACGGGCTGGTGGCCGCCATGCTGGCCGCGACCATGCCCGGGGTGCACGCGCTGCGCGACCCGACCCGCGGCGGTCTGGCGACCGCGCTGTGCGAGATCGCCGCGGCGGCCGGGGCCGGCGTCGAGTTCACCGAGTCCACGGTGCCGGTGCCGCCCGTGGTCGAGGCGGCCTGTGGCTTCCTCGGTCTCGACCCGCTGCACGTGGCCTGCGAGGGCCGGCTCGTCGCGTTCGTCGCCGAGGCCGATACGGACGCGGTGCTCGCCGCGATGCGGGCGCATCCGGCCGGACGCGACGCGGTGATGATCGGCTCCGTCACCGCGGAGCATCCGGGCGTCGTCGTCGCCCGCACGGCCTTCGGCGGGACCCGCATCGTCGACCGGCCGCTCGGCGAGCAGCTCCCCCGCATCTGCTGA